One genomic region from Actinocatenispora thailandica encodes:
- a CDS encoding M36 family metallopeptidase, which produces MTQPSRSAARRRRRLLPVLAGLSGALLLAATAPAQSAPAGRAAPGGAARSADPLPLANYDARTDDPGARRTLAARDARAAAKPAAGVAALRHRLGTEGIVDIDPLTGTARQVANTDGYLTGTSSARPADVALRYVRAHRDVFGLSDAAVADLALRRDYVDVAGTHHLSYTQSVAGVPVFGNGLQANVSRTGRLISVLGSPVASLPARVGTATLSAAEARRAAVRNAGQSATAQPAKVAGGETTFAGGDTARQVVFETVHGPRLAWQTITTPAKGEMYLHVLDARTGRVLYRQDLVDNESARATVWDNYPGARRGGRARSRSLTAHGWLPRGASTLDGNNAHVYSDLNDNNRPDAGEEVPANANGSFVFGFTNFDAQNPGKGCSAAYPCSWDPNTPNSWQANRKQNAAQVFYFLGKYHDHLAARPIGFTRAAGNFDARDGDAVQAEPDDGANTADGLPDSAHVDNANMATPPDGQAPRMQMYLWNDPADQSDGFIPSNGGDEADVVYHEYTHGLSNRLVVDANGLSTLGNVQAGSMGEAWSDFYAYDFLVDQHYFTDSRYRSGDLNIGIYVGHGQTIRTQPLDCAVGASATVCPGTKAAGPGGYTYGDFGKISSRGTEVHADGEIWAETLWDLRTRLGSRLTESLVTRAMELSANNPSFLDERNAILMADTVVNHGRAHKAIWQVFAHRGMGYFAGSLSGDDTQPVEDFSMPPAKGTPTGTVSGTVTDSAGAGVSGATVAFGGHASGYLGDFAGVTDADGHYSIGGIPAGTYPKVFASGPGYEQSDQRSISVSSNGTTADWSLVRDWAAVSGGASIADFNGPDYTPDCGPDGLYDATQGHGWGSDVVGGKDGVGIDPRHVTVALPTAVDIAELRIDPSATCGDDQSASAGDYQVETSTDGKTWTVAAKGHFGPDAFHTYTTVSLTAGATGVKYLRYTILGSQVSDYGISCASRPVSGCFYVDSTEVLVHGSPS; this is translated from the coding sequence ATGACACAACCGTCCCGATCAGCCGCGCGCCGGCGGCGCCGGCTGCTGCCCGTCCTCGCCGGGCTCAGCGGCGCGCTGCTGCTGGCCGCCACCGCTCCCGCCCAGTCCGCGCCGGCCGGCCGCGCCGCACCGGGCGGCGCGGCGCGGTCGGCCGACCCGCTGCCGCTGGCCAACTACGACGCCCGCACCGACGATCCCGGCGCGCGCCGCACCCTCGCCGCGCGCGACGCCCGCGCCGCGGCGAAGCCGGCCGCCGGGGTTGCCGCGCTCCGGCACCGGCTCGGTACCGAGGGGATCGTCGACATCGACCCGCTCACCGGTACCGCGCGGCAGGTGGCCAACACCGACGGCTACCTGACCGGTACCTCGTCGGCGAGGCCGGCCGACGTCGCGCTGCGCTACGTGCGCGCGCACCGCGACGTGTTCGGGCTGTCCGACGCGGCGGTGGCCGACCTGGCCCTGCGCCGCGACTACGTGGACGTGGCCGGGACGCACCACCTGTCGTACACCCAGAGCGTGGCCGGGGTGCCGGTGTTCGGCAACGGCCTGCAGGCCAACGTGTCCCGCACCGGCCGGCTGATCAGCGTGCTCGGCTCGCCGGTCGCCTCGTTGCCGGCCCGGGTCGGCACCGCCACGCTGTCGGCCGCCGAGGCCCGCCGGGCCGCGGTACGCAACGCCGGGCAGTCCGCGACCGCGCAGCCGGCGAAGGTGGCCGGCGGCGAGACCACCTTCGCCGGTGGCGACACCGCGCGCCAGGTGGTGTTCGAGACGGTGCACGGGCCGCGGCTGGCCTGGCAGACCATCACCACGCCGGCCAAGGGCGAGATGTACCTGCACGTGCTGGACGCGCGCACCGGCCGGGTGCTGTACCGGCAGGACCTGGTCGACAACGAGTCGGCGCGGGCGACGGTCTGGGACAACTACCCGGGTGCCCGCCGCGGCGGGCGGGCCCGCAGCCGCAGCCTGACCGCGCACGGCTGGCTGCCCCGCGGCGCGAGCACACTGGACGGCAACAACGCGCACGTCTACTCCGACCTCAACGACAACAACCGGCCGGACGCCGGCGAGGAGGTGCCGGCCAACGCGAACGGGTCGTTCGTGTTCGGCTTCACCAACTTCGACGCGCAGAACCCGGGCAAGGGCTGTTCGGCGGCGTACCCGTGCTCGTGGGATCCGAACACGCCGAACTCCTGGCAGGCCAACCGGAAGCAGAACGCCGCGCAGGTGTTCTACTTCCTCGGCAAGTACCACGACCACCTGGCGGCGCGGCCGATCGGGTTCACCCGGGCGGCCGGCAACTTCGACGCCCGGGACGGTGACGCGGTCCAGGCCGAGCCGGACGACGGCGCGAACACCGCCGACGGGCTGCCCGACTCCGCGCACGTGGACAACGCGAACATGGCCACTCCGCCGGACGGCCAGGCGCCGCGGATGCAGATGTACCTGTGGAACGACCCGGCCGACCAGTCCGACGGCTTCATCCCGTCCAACGGCGGCGACGAGGCGGACGTGGTGTACCACGAGTACACCCACGGGCTGTCCAACCGGCTGGTGGTCGACGCGAACGGGCTGTCCACGCTGGGCAACGTGCAGGCCGGCTCGATGGGCGAGGCGTGGAGCGACTTCTACGCCTACGACTTCCTGGTCGACCAGCACTACTTCACCGACAGCCGGTACCGGTCCGGCGACCTGAACATCGGCATCTACGTCGGGCACGGGCAGACGATCCGTACCCAGCCGCTGGACTGCGCGGTCGGCGCCTCGGCGACGGTGTGCCCCGGCACCAAGGCCGCCGGGCCGGGCGGCTACACCTACGGCGACTTCGGCAAGATCTCCTCGCGCGGTACCGAGGTGCACGCCGACGGGGAGATCTGGGCCGAGACGCTGTGGGACCTGCGGACCCGGCTGGGCAGCCGGCTGACCGAGTCGCTGGTGACCCGGGCGATGGAGCTGTCCGCGAACAACCCGTCGTTCCTGGACGAGCGCAACGCGATCCTGATGGCCGACACCGTGGTCAACCACGGCCGGGCGCACAAGGCGATCTGGCAGGTGTTCGCGCACCGCGGGATGGGCTACTTCGCCGGTTCGCTGTCCGGTGACGACACGCAGCCGGTGGAGGACTTCTCGATGCCGCCGGCCAAGGGCACCCCGACCGGTACGGTCTCGGGCACCGTCACCGACTCCGCCGGTGCCGGGGTCTCCGGCGCGACGGTCGCCTTCGGCGGGCACGCCTCCGGCTACCTCGGTGACTTCGCCGGCGTGACCGACGCCGACGGGCACTACTCGATCGGCGGCATCCCGGCCGGCACCTACCCGAAGGTGTTCGCCAGCGGCCCCGGCTACGAGCAGTCCGACCAGCGGTCGATCTCGGTGTCGTCGAACGGGACCACGGCCGACTGGTCGCTGGTGCGCGACTGGGCGGCGGTGTCCGGCGGCGCCAGCATCGCCGACTTCAACGGCCCCGACTACACCCCGGACTGTGGCCCGGACGGGCTGTACGACGCGACGCAGGGGCACGGCTGGGGCTCCGACGTGGTCGGCGGCAAGGACGGGGTCGGGATCGACCCGCGGCACGTGACGGTGGCGCTGCCGACCGCGGTGGACATCGCGGAGCTGCGCATCGACCCGTCCGCGACCTGTGGCGACGACCAGTCCGCCTCGGCCGGCGACTACCAGGTGGAGACGTCGACCGACGGCAAGACCTGGACGGTGGCGGCGAAGGGCCACTTCGGCCCGGACGCGTTCCACACGTACACCACGGTGTCGCTGACCGCCGGCGCGACCGGGGTCAAGTACCTGCGCTACACGATCCTCGGTTCGCAGGTGAGCGACTACGGCATCAGCTGCGCCAGCCGGCCGGTGTCCGGCTGCTTCTACGTGGACAGCACCGAGGTGCTGGTGCACGGCTCACCGAGCTGA